A window of Gemmatimonadales bacterium genomic DNA:
AGCCCGGCCACGAGGAACCGGGTGCCGGCGAACAGGAACGGCGGCAGCGCGGCGACGCCGATCCGGATCGCGAGGTAGGTCGAGCCCCAGAACACGCAGACCAGCAGGTAGGCCACCAGCGCCTTGCCGCGCAACGCCGCCATTCGGTCGCTCTCCGCTCTCGGGTGCATCGGTGTGACACCGCGCCGGGTTCCGGCGTGAGACGCCCGCGGGCGGGCGGCCGCGCTAGTGCAGGAGGGCGATGCGGTACGGCATCTGGATGGCGATGCCCTGGCGGCCCCGCAGCTCCGCGATGCGGCCGAGCGTGGGCTCGCCCCGCGCGCCCACCGCCGCCAGCAGCTCGTCGTAGTCGTGGAACTGTTCGGCGCCCATCAGCGTCTCGTCGCGTGCGACGGCGAGCCGGCCGACCGCCTGCCAGGCCCGCTCGACCCCGGCTTCCTCTCCGCGGTACCAGGACCAGCGGGACCCGGGCGCGTGGTCCACCACCAGCGTCTCGGGCGCCAGCGTCCGCGCGTGCTGCAGCGCCGCGCCGGGCTCGGCCGTCTCGTGCAGGCAGAACTCGAAGAAGACCACGTCCGCCCGGGCGCGGACCGACGCAAGCTCGCCCTTGAAGACGATGAAGCGGCTGACGAGGCCCTGCTCGCGCAGCGCGACGCCCAGCCGCCGCACCGCCTCGGCATCCGAGTCCACGGCGAGGACGCTCCGGGCGTCGCGCGCGTAGCCGGCGAGCCGGCCGCCGCCGGCGCCGACGTGGATGACCGACTTGTCCCGGAAGTCGTAGCGGGAGGCGATGTTCTCCATCAGGGCGCGGACGTCGGTCGCCATGGTCGCCCTCCCGACCCGTCGCGAGTGCCCCACGCCGTGCCCCCACCCCGTATTCCGCCGCGGCCGGGCGCGCTCACACGTTAATG
This region includes:
- a CDS encoding methyltransferase domain-containing protein, with protein sequence MATDVRALMENIASRYDFRDKSVIHVGAGGGRLAGYARDARSVLAVDSDAEAVRRLGVALREQGLVSRFIVFKGELASVRARADVVFFEFCLHETAEPGAALQHARTLAPETLVVDHAPGSRWSWYRGEEAGVERAWQAVGRLAVARDETLMGAEQFHDYDELLAAVGARGEPTLGRIAELRGRQGIAIQMPYRIALLH